The Ischnura elegans chromosome 1, ioIscEleg1.1, whole genome shotgun sequence genome contains a region encoding:
- the LOC124163215 gene encoding beta-glucuronidase-like, with amino-acid sequence MCVTTQAFSPFLIFSVCIGFSFGLLYPRESETRDVRSLDGLWNFRTDQKGMGILQNWEATFLSETGPTEIMPVPSSYNDITAKSSVRDHIGLVWYDRKFFTPRDWALEGRKVFIRFGSIHYYAYVWINGVLVTTHEGGHLPFEEDITAFLNFGKSYDHITVAINNTLTPTTIPQGQVKFMNDSKRYPKGYMEQSFNFDFFNYAGIHRSVLLYTTPPVYIEDISIFTSFTKERGTNDNTGIIWYDVSVANPGYSENSVESAITCRINVYEGWDLNGAGVNTTALVATAMGCNSVVEIPKVKLWWPFLMDSNPGFLYTLEILLNKDGSKDVYRMPAGVRTIEWKNNEFLINKKSFYFHGFGRHEDSNIIGRGESLPLAVKDSSLINWIGANSFRTSHYPYSEKIMDLADRLGIVVIDECPAIGINNFTQSVLLEKHKRIMTELIQRDKNRPSVVLWSLSNEPLSQEKGADVYFSTLVNHTKALDSSRPVTFVTSQQSSNDKAVQFMDVICVNRYSSWYSDTGHSDLIVRQTISEMSAWHEKFNKPIIMSEYGAGSISGFHSEPSFLWTEEYQAITLKKHFEAFDILRQKGFLIGEMIWNFADFATPAEYFRPGGCMKGVFTRERKPKLAAHITRRRYWSLANSSFHVPLPEDLLI; translated from the exons ATGTGTGTCACCACTCAGGCATTTAGCCCTTTCCTTATATTTTCTGTATGTATTGGGTTTAGCTTTGGACTATTATATCCTAGAGAATCTGAAACTCGAGACGTTCGCTCTTTAGATGGGCTTTGGAATTTTCGGACGGACCAGAAAGGAATGGGAATTTTGCAGAATTGGGAAGCAACATTCCTTTCAGAG ACAGGCCCAACCGAAATAATGCCTGTACCATCAAGCTACAATGATATAACGGCTAAAAGTTCTGTTCGAGATCACATTGGGTTAGTGTGGTACGACAGAAAGTTTTTCACCCCACGAGATTGGGCCTTAGAGGGAAGAAAAGTGTTCATCAGATTTGGAAGCATTCATTACTATGCATATGTA TGGATAAACGGTGTCTTGGTGACTACCCATGAAGGAGGGCATCTTCCCTTTGAAGAGGACATTACTGCATTTCTCAATTTTGGCAAATCATACGACCATATCACAGTGGCAATAAATAACACACTGACTCCCACAACTATACCTCAGGGACAAGTCAAATTTATGAATGATTCTAAAAG GTATCCAAAAGGATATATGGAACAAAGTTTCAACTTTGACTTCTTCAACTATGCTGGAATCCATAGATCTGTGTTATTATATACAACACCACCAGTTTATATTGAggatatttccattttcactaGTTTCACTAAAGAGCGTGGAACTAATGATAATACAG GGATAATCTGGTATGATGTGTCTGTGGCAAATCCTGGATACTCTGAGAATTCTGTGGAATCTGCGATTACTTGCAGAATCAACGTTTATGAAGGGTGGGATCTGAATGGAGCTGGAGTGAATACAACGGCACTTGTCGCCACTGCAATGGGATGTAACAGTGTAGTTGAAATTCCAAAAGTTAAGCTATGGTGGCCATTCCTCATGGACTCCAATCCAGGATTTCTGTACACACTTGAG ATATTACTGAATAAGGATGGTTCGAAGGATGTATACAGAATGCCTGCAGGTGTACGgactattgaatggaaaaataacgAGTTCTTGATTAACAAgaagtcattttattttcatgggtTTGGAAGACACGAAGACTCAAAT atTATTGGCAGAGGGGAGAGCCTACCACTTGCTGTCAAGGATAGCAGCCTAATTAATTGGATTGGGGCTAATTCATTCCGCACTTCCCACTATCCGTATTCAGAGAAAATAATGGACTTGGCGGATCGCCTAGGAATTGTAGTTATTGATGAATGCCCGGCAATTGGCATCAA TAACTTCACGCAAAGTGTGCTGCTTGAGAAGCATAAACGCATCATGACTGAATTGATTCAGAGGGATAAAAATCGTCCCAGTGTGGTTCTTTGGTCTCTGAGTAACGAACCTCTCTCCCAAGAAAAAGGTGCAGATGTGTACTTCAG CACTCTTGTAAATCATACCAAGGCATTAGATTCATCACGTCCAGTGACATTTGTTACTAGTCAGCAGTCTTCCAATGACAAAGCG GTACAATTTATGGATGTAATATGTGTCAATAGATACAGCAGTTGGTACAGTGACACTGGACATTCAGACCTCATTGTTCGTCAGACTATATCAGAAATGTCAGCATGGCATGAAAAGTTTAACAAGCCCATTATCATGTCAGAATATGGCGCTGGCTCCATTTCAGGATTTCATTCA gAACCTTCATTTCTGTGGACAGAGGAGTATCAAGCAATtaccttaaaaaaacattttgaagccTTTGATATCCTCCGTCAAAAAGGATTTTTGATCGGAGAAATGATTTGGAACTTCGCTGATTTTGCTACTCCTGCTG AGTACTTCAGGCCAGGGGGTTGCATGAAAGGGGTATTCACGAGAGAAAGAAAGCCCAAATTAGCAGCCCACATCACCAGGAGACGCTACTGGTCTTTGGCTAATTCTTCTTTTCATGTTCCTCTGCCAGAAGATTTGCTAATTTGA